ATAGTATCAATGGCAATTACGGTCTTACCTGTTCCCCTATCACCGATAATCAGCTCTCTCTGCCCTCTTCCTATGGGTATCATGGAATCGATTGCCTTAATGCCTGTCTGGAGAGGTTCCTTTACCGGCTGCCTTGCTACCACACCCGGTGCAGTCTGTTCAACATTTCTGTACTCTTTTGCCTCAATAGGTCCCTTCCCGTCTATTGGATTACCGAGGGCATCCACCACCCTGCCAACAAGGGCCTCACCAACAGGAACCTGGGCAATCCTTGATGTTCTCTTTACTAAATCCCCTTCCTTTATTTTATAGTCCTCCCCGAAAACAACTGCGCCTATATTATCCTCTTCAAGGTTCAAAACCATACCGATAACACCTTCAGAAAATTCAAGCAGTTCCCCTGCCATGGCATTCTCAAGTCCATAGATCCTTGCAATACCATCACCAATAGATATTATTATACCTGTCTCCTGAAGGTTTACCCCTCTCTCAAACCCTGCTATCTTCTGTTCTATAATCCTGCTTATCTCATCTGCCTTAATTTCCATATAGCCTACTCCTTCAAAATATTTTCCTTCAATACTTCTAATTGCCTTTTTACACTCCCATCCATTATAGTACCTTTGACAGCCACCTTTATCCCGCCTATAAGTGTTTTGTCCTCAACCATCCTTAGAACCACTTCCTTTTTCATCTTTTCCTTTAACACATCCTGTATTCTCGCCTTCATACCCTCATCCAGCGGGTATGCTGACCAGATTGTTCCCTTTACCCTTCCCTCTTTCTCATCAACAAGCTCACCATATACATCCCTTACAAGAGGCAGGTAACCCATTCTATTTCTCTCCAGTAACATGCTCAACATATTTACGAGGGGAAGGGATACACCAAGCAGCCTCATTACATCAGCAAGCAATTCCTTTCTCTTTCCCATCTCGAGGAGGGGTAACATAACAGCCTTTCTTAATCTTTCCTCCCCATCAAAAACCTTTAATACCCTATCTATCTCTTTCAGGTATGCCCTATACTTACCATCCTTCTCTCCAACAGCAAATAAGCCCCTGGCATACCTTTTTGCAATGGACTGTCTTATCAATTCAAGCTCCTCAGTTTTTCTATAAACTCCTCGACCATCTTGTCATTGTCACTTCTATTAAACCTTTCCGCTATAAGCTTCTCTGCCCTCTCAACTGTGAGCCTTGCTATCTCTTCCTTTATCTTGCCTTTGGCTTCTCTTATTTCCTGTTCATAGGTAAGCCTTGCCTGTTCCTTAATCTTTAAGGCTAACCCCCTCGCCTCTTCCAGTATCTTCTGTTTTTCCTTTTCAGTCTCCTCAATAACAACCTTTTTAAAGGCATCTATCTCCTCATCAAGCTTTGCAAGCCTGTCCTCGTATTCCTTTTTAAGTGCCTCTGCCTCTTGAAACAACCGCTCTCCCTCTTCGATCCTCTCCTTAACCCCTTTATGCCTGTTCACAAGATAGTTTTTCAAAGGTTTTCCAGCAAATTTTACGACTATTGCTAAGAGTACAGCAAAGTTAAAGAATTTAAATACCCAGGATAACCACGACTCACTACCGACAGTCACTACGGGCTCCTTTTTAAAATCTTCTGTGCAACCCCTGTGGAGAGTTTTTCCACTTCCATCTTCAACGTATCAAAGACCTTTCTGCTCTCCCTATCCACTTCGCCCTTTACCTTTGAAAGTTCTTCTGTGAGTTCCGCTCTTGCCTTTTCAATTATGTGCATTGAGGTACTATGGGCATCTGAGAGAGAGGCGTCTTTCCCTTCAAGTATCGGCCTTCTTCTCTCCATGGCTCCTTCCTCATATGATTTTTCCAATTTATCTGCCTCTTCTTTTATACCTTGTGCCTTCTCAAAGAGGGAGCCTATGGTCTTCTTCCTTTTATTTATTGCTTTGAGAACAGGTTTGAAGAGTAAAAAATTTAATAGTATGAGGAGTATAAGAAAATTGAGAAACTGAATAAGCAGTGTATAGTTGAAATCTATCATTTGCTACTGCCTCTTGGTCAAAAGAATTATTTCACAAAACCTTATTTTTTATCATAAAAAACTTACTTTTGCAATTTTTTATTACTCATTGATAGAAATTAATTCTACTATTCTCTTAAGGTCGTCTTTTGAATAAAATTCTATAATTATCTTACCCTTGTTCTTACGGTAAGTTATGTTTACCTTCGTACCCAATAGGT
This genomic window from Pseudomonadota bacterium contains:
- a CDS encoding ATP synthase F0 subunit B produces the protein MTVGSESWLSWVFKFFNFAVLLAIVVKFAGKPLKNYLVNRHKGVKERIEEGERLFQEAEALKKEYEDRLAKLDEEIDAFKKVVIEETEKEKQKILEEARGLALKIKEQARLTYEQEIREAKGKIKEEIARLTVERAEKLIAERFNRSDNDKMVEEFIEKLRSLN
- the atpH gene encoding ATP synthase F1 subunit delta — encoded protein: MIRQSIAKRYARGLFAVGEKDGKYRAYLKEIDRVLKVFDGEERLRKAVMLPLLEMGKRKELLADVMRLLGVSLPLVNMLSMLLERNRMGYLPLVRDVYGELVDEKEGRVKGTIWSAYPLDEGMKARIQDVLKEKMKKEVVLRMVEDKTLIGGIKVAVKGTIMDGSVKRQLEVLKENILKE
- a CDS encoding ATP synthase F0 subunit B, which produces MIDFNYTLLIQFLNFLILLILLNFLLFKPVLKAINKRKKTIGSLFEKAQGIKEEADKLEKSYEEGAMERRRPILEGKDASLSDAHSTSMHIIEKARAELTEELSKVKGEVDRESRKVFDTLKMEVEKLSTGVAQKILKRSP